One window of Pyxicephalus adspersus chromosome 4, UCB_Pads_2.0, whole genome shotgun sequence genomic DNA carries:
- the LOC140329747 gene encoding extracellular calcium-sensing receptor-like, translating to MLATEPPCCPICDYILQELDVLGRLDMSVIPGVFREGDVLIGGVFPIKRTKSFGNAVFTNNPSTEVCDDRLEGWQPPMILTLTVTVPIISVIYALLSVIIIINQPFISFDFRSYRWLQAMIFAVQEINNNPNLLPNTTLGYAIYDTCDNIAEAVKEIFKLISGLGSLWYLQKSTHSKPIHLSHTILRIFRVKHMNYFSSINILSNKQEYPSFFRTIPSDTFQTTALAAMVEHFGWKWVGTLAEDNDYGHLGVQLFTEHVVQLGVCIAFSETIPLVYSKTKYEQIAATIKHSSAKVIIVFSGDTNLTPLIWEVAKQNISGRTWLASEGWSTSAFVLEKDQSHFFSGTLGLAIPSGRIPGLKEFLFQVNPLREPEDPIIKQFWENIFRCSWPSLSQSQNVTNICTGNEDLSSVTNTYSDVSQLRITSNVYNAVYAIANALQSLIYCGNKPCKGVHDIQPWQLVGALKRVNFSNSGGNHHYFDQNGDPVAKYDVLNWQMAENGLLQYKKVGSYSDSTLGKSKLVMDEQETLWNGETSQPPVSVCRASCKPGSRKSILQGQPACCFTCIPCPDGEISNGTDFSECIKCDQDYWSNQNKTACIPKEIDYLSFGEPLGITFSTVASMGICQTIIVTLVFIKYRNTPIVRAQNLEMSFLLLVSLLLSFFGTFTFIGEPSSTLCVLRQTVFAISFVLNISCILVKTLVVIIAFTMTKPNQNVVKFFQRSHQRALVGLTTSVQIAICVGFLSSTSLIMKKNRDAVMMKIILECNRESELALLVAIGYIGLLALVCFVLAFLARNLPDNFNEAKFITFSLLVFVMVWFSFIPGYLSTSGKYVTAVEIFAILSSAAGLLVCIFFPKCYIILLQPSRNSKKNLIGQSFLKK from the exons ATTAG AGGGATGGCAGCCTCCCATGATATTAACACTGACAGTAACTGTGCCAATTATATCAGTAATATATGCCTTGTTATCTGTAATCATCATAATCAATCAGCCTTTTATCAGTTTTGATTTTAGGAGCTACCGGTGGCTTCAGGCAATGATTTTTGCAGTCCAAGAAATTAATAATAATCCAAACCTCCTACCCAACACCACACTGGGCTATGCGATTTATGATACTTGTGACAATATAGCTGAAGCAGTGAAAGAGATATTCAAGCTGATATCTGGGCTTGGAAGTCTATGGTACCTGCAG AAAAGTACCCACAGTAAGCCAATTCATTTGAGCCATACCATACTTAGAATTTTCAGAGTTAAGCACATGAA TTATTTCTCCTCTATCAACATCTTAAGTAATAAACAGGAGTATCCTTCATTCTTCCGGACCATACCAAGTGATACATTTCAAACTACAGCTTTGGCTGCCATGGTGGAGCACTTTGGTTGGAAGTGGGTGGGCACGTTAGCTGAAGATAATGACTATGGACATCTGGGAGTGCAGCTTTTCACTGAACACGTTGTACAGCTTGGTGTCTGCATTGCATTTTCAGAGACGATTCCATTAGTGTActccaaaacaaaatatgaacAAATTGCTGCCACAATAAAACATTCCTCAGCCAAAGTTATAATTGTATTTTCTGGAGACACCAATTTAACTCCATTAATTTGGGAAGTAGCCAAACAGAACATTAGTGGCAGGACATGGCTAGCCAGTGAAGGCTGGAGCACATCTGCTTTTGTGTTAGAAAAGgatcaaagtcatttttttagcGGTACTCTCGGACTTGCAATACCATCAGGAAGGATCCCAGGTCTGAAAGAGTTTCTCTTCCAGGTAAATCCACTACGAGAACCTGAAGATCCTATAATAAAACAGTTCTGGGAGAACATTTTCAGGTGTTCCTGGCCTTCCCTTTCTCAATCTCAGAATGTCACAAACATCTGTACTGGCAATGAGGACCTGTCATCTGTAACTAACACATATTCAGATGTATCACAACTGAGAATTACTAGCAATGTTTACAATGCTGTTTATGCCATTGCCAATGCTCTCCAAAGTTTGATTTACTGTGGAAATAAACCATGCAAAGGAGTACATGATATACAGCCCTGGCAG TTAGTAGGAGCTTTAAAAAGAGTGAATTTCTCAAACAGTGGTGGAAATCATCATTACTTTGATCAGAATGGGGATCCAGTGGCAAAGTATGATGTATTAAACTGGCAGATGGCAGAGAATGGCCTGCTCCAGTATAAGAAGGTGGGGAGCTACAGTGACAGTACACTGGGCAAGAGCAAACTAGTGATGGATGAACAAGAGACCTTATGGAATGGAGAAACCTCTCAG CCTCCAGTTTCAGTGTGCAGAGCCAGCTGCAAGCCTGGATCCAGAAAAAGCATTTTACAGGGTCAGCCAGCTTGCTGCTTCACTTGCATTCCATGCCCCGATGGAGAAATATCTAATGGAACAG atttcAGTGAATGTATAAAATGTGACCAAGATTACTGGTCCAATCAAAACAAAACTGCCTGCATTCCTAAAGAAATTGATTACCTATCATTTGGAGAACCTCTTGGGATCACCTTCTCTACAGTAGCCTCTATGGGGATCTGCCAAACCATTATCGTTACACTTGTGTTCATCAAATACAGGAATACTCCAATAGTGAGAGCTCAAAACTTAGAAATGAGCTTCCTTCTCCTTGTCTCTCTATTACTGTCTTTTTTTGGtacctttacatttattggtGAACCTTCCTCCACCTTATGTGTCCTTAGACAGACAGTTTTTGCTATCAGCTTTGTCCTGAATATCTCATGTATTCTAGTTAAGACATTGGTTGTCATTATTGCCTTCACTATGACAAAACCTAACCAAAATGTGGTGAAATTCTTCCAGCGCTCTCACCAGAGAGCACTGGTAGGCCTGACCACTTCTGTTCAGATTGCAATCTGTGTTGGTTTTTTATCATCTACATCATTGATTATGAAGAAGAACAGAGATGCTGTAATGATGAAGATAATTCTAGAATGCAACCGGGAATCTGAATTGGCACTTCTTGTGGCTATCGGATATATCGGGCTCCTAGCactagtttgttttgttttggcctTTCTGGCTAGAAATCTTCCTGATAATTTTAATGAAGCAAAATTTATTACATTCAGCTTGTTGGTCTTTGTCATGGTCTGGTTTTCATTTATACCTGGTTATTTGAGTACGAGTGGCAAATATGTCACTGCTGTGGAGATCTTTGCTATCCTCTCATCTGCTGCTGGCTTACTTGTGTGTATATTCTTTCCCAAGTGCTACATTATATTGCTACAACCATCTAGAAACTCTAAGAAAAACCTTATTGGGCAGTCCTTtctaaaaaagtga